DNA from Elaeis guineensis isolate ETL-2024a chromosome 2, EG11, whole genome shotgun sequence:
atttgaagatGAAGCAAAGAATCCAGAAATGTACGTCCCTCCTCCTGCTGCTTGACAAATGCACTCTAACAGTGCTTTCTCCGCGCGCCAATGTGTAATTACCAAAATATAGAGCATTTTTATCAATGTCGGAGCATTCTTTTCCAAGGCGTATGCGGCTTTGATCGGACGGCTACCAGACCAACAAACGATTTGTCGGGGATTAGACGAAACGCCGCCAGTTCTTTCTCGTTGGATGGTGGGCAAAGTGGGGCCACTCCAGGAAGACACGACGCACGTTATACCTATCCCAGCTCTAATCTTGGCCGTCCAAATAATGGAACAATTTACCAGCGTATGGTTGGCAGAAATGGGCCACGGAGAAACGTCGCTTCCATGACAAAACGGAGGAAAGAATCACCGGACTTTGCCCGGACATCCGAGGGCACACTTGTCAAACCAAAGGTTTTGGACTCTGGTATCGACCACTAGGGTGGAAGGGACGAACCAGAACGGCCGATCCTAATCCCATCATGTAAGGAGATCACGACTTGCGGCTGAAGGCCACGTAGGTGGTATATTAAAATTGCTGTGTCCCCTCTTTCCTGCCACCATACGAGGTTGGTCAATGCAGCGAACCTTCCACGCCACCGGAAAGCTGCTCGGCGACCGGCAGTAACATTGGACGCTCACACCCCCGAAATATGAGCGGGGCACCGCAACCCACTCCCCTCCGCGCATGAATGCGAAACAGCTGGACTTCCAGATTCGTGATAAATTTGAAGGAAACGGCTTCATCCAACTTATTATATATGTCTACCAAATCGAGCTGTATTAACGCAAATAGCAATTATAAAAACGAACGGAAAATCTGGACGACTTCCACATCTTCCTTCCTGACGCCGCACGGTTAaggtttttaaaaaaaagaacgtAAAAATACGAATTTTCGAGGGCAAGGACGGGTTCTAACAGGAAACAGCACGACGCCCGCGGAACCATTATGTCGGATCCAATCCCGGCTTCTAGCGCTCCGGGAGCATAGCATCAGTAGAGAAAAGAAACAAAGAGAGCGAAAACAGCGTCTGCAACGAGGGACAGTACGCCTTGATGCACACCTCACGTGCCCTGACCCAGAAGCACGTGCTAGGTCCCCTCCCCGCTCCCACCCttcctttaaaaaataaaaaataaaaaacaaaaataatgCCGGGAGAAAAGAAAGCGAGAAGGAAACTACTACCTAAGGTCGCGATGCTGGGTCTGGGAGGTGCGGCGGGGAAGACGAGCCGAGCCCGAGTCCTTGTCGACCCGGACAACCCGAACCGTGGTGGTGGACTTGTTGTTGGTGGCCACATCGTCCTTCCGCTAGACCTTGACGCACCTCAGCCGCTTCCGGTTACCCCGGTGTAGCAGCAAATCCGGCTGGGACAAAGCCAACGACCCAGTGCCTGCATTATTAACGCCTCTCGAACCACGAGTGTGATAGGGACTCCTCGGCTCCCTCTCCATCTATGTATCCTTCGATGCCTAGGCCTGACACGTAACAAGAACAGCTCGTCACCACGGTTATTCACTTAAATCAAGGTTAATCATCCATAATATAGAAGGAATATTAATGCCCAGAATAGACAGGACGTGAAAGGGAGGGAAGAAGATGAGAATGAGCTTCCGGATAAATCGATCCAAAATGGATATAGAATGATTGGGAAGGGAAAGGAAAAGAGGAAAGCGAGGAAAGAAGCAGCAGAGAGAGAAGCGggggatttttttctttttttttttttttttttttttctgttttttcatTTCCATTAGGTATGGCATctcttaaatttatttatttataaggcGATGAGAAGAAGAGGAATAATGGGATAAGAGAACAGATCGCAGGGTATTATCAGTCTGAAAGCAAATTAAGTCCTTTGATAGCAGATTTGATGTAATGCATCGTCAAATAAGCTGACAAGAAACAGGAAacagttaagagccttcatttaAGAAAACATAGAGAAGATGGGAAAAATGCAGAGTAGAGACCAGAGAGGGCATTCCAACTCAGAAATCGAAGAAAAAAATGTATTAGAAAGCAAGGAAAAACTTTCTGCCAGACGAATTAGATCTTCTCGGGGAAAAAGTTGCCACCTTGGCTTGTTATCTGGTCGCAGTTCTGAAGCTTTGTGGAATTAATTGAACGGGTTTGGAACGAATGTCATTTCTGTGGCTTCTGAAAAACGAATCGAAGGAAATAGATAAGCAGCAAAAGGAACAGAGGGATCGGAGGATGACGATCTGGAAACAGATTAACATGTACCATTTCTTTGAACTACCTGGGATTTTGAACTGTTTGCTGCGATCGGAGCTTGTCCCGATCTTCTCTTCTGCAGAGAACAAATTGGCGAAGAAAGGGAAATCAAAGGGAAACTCTTATCTAGTTCATGCCGAGGATAAAGGGTGGAAGGGAATTAAAACAGAGAGTTATCGAAGTACAAACCTTTGAATATTGCTCAAAATATGCGTGTTTAGAACTTTATTTCATCAATTTTGAGAGAATTAAAGCAGAGATCGACGGCACTCATGTTAAAAATGCACTTGAACTGAGAGGAATCTGGACAGATTATTAAGAGGAAACACATCTCTGCAAACAAACcagaaattgaatctttttatacaGTAAATCAGAAGAACAGAGGAAAAATGGCAAGAATCTCAAGAAACAAGGGACTCAAGAGAAGCTTGAATTAGAACATATAATTTACCTTCAACCAGAGGAAAGAAACCTTCAATTTCCAATTTTGATCCTCATAGCTCTTATCTGGATAACGATTAGATCCTCGAATCTCTCCAGATGATCTCTTCAAGACAGAATAAGGACAAACCACAATTAGAAAACTTAATCCAATAAATCCATAGAAATCCAAGGCAGTGCCAGAATGAAAACCTTTGGAGCTCAAATTTTTCGCCACTCCTTCGATCAATTCTAATTCTCACAAGAATTAACGGCGGACTTCTCggaaaccaaaaaagaaaaagaaaaaaataaatcgagtagaaatattttgattttcgGAGGAGAATCTCTTTGGCTTTCACTGctctttccttttccttcttttcaaAATGCCTTCTTCTCTCCAATACAAGGAGGAAGCGAGGGAGTGGTGCGAGGAAAACTGAGAGCTTTGATCGGACGAAATGCTCTCTTCTCAACCTTCCTCGAAAGGCTTTTATACGCCCTGTCCTCTCTCGTCTCCCCTGTTCGGCCCTTGTTCTTCCGTTCCGTTCACTAAAACGGAATTACGTCCATCCCTCCTCAAAACGTTCCCGTCCCTTGATCGAGTGATCAACGGTCAGGGTCATTACAGTGACGAGCTCCCGTTTTGCCACCCCGTTTTATCTTTTTCGCGGTGCTAAGCGGGCAGCGTTAACTGTTACGAGGTTTGGGGAGGTTACGTAACAGCGGTAttgtgttaatattattttgtatttaataatatttttttgtttttcttttccagCCTCCACCATAACCGATTCATCGGAATAACCTAACTACAGTTAGTTGCTATCCCACAGTTGGTACTACGTCCTTTTCCATTTCTCTACTCTTGGACGGTGCAGATTGATCGAGGAGCACATGCCCCAGATGGACGGCTGGATGTAGCCTTCTCTCCGATCAAGGTTTCGCCTGTCTTTTCATCAGTGCCACGTCGGGTAAGTGCTGTCCCACCCTACGATCAATGTGTTGACGGTAGAGATTTGGTGAAGCAGTTTCCGTTGCGGTCAGAGGTGGTGTTTTTTTGCTATTGGAAATGAAATACCAAGCCCCTCAGGGGGCAGCGCAGTTGGAACGGGCCGCATGTTCAACCGTGCGATTAAAGTATTTCAACGCCGGTAGCGGCCCCGCCCACTCCCCCCGCCCCCAAAAACTCCATttctcttatcaaaaaaaaaaaaatcaaatcatgcGCTCTTTCTTTGCTGTGTTtttcattattaaaaaaataactaaattattacaaaaaaaaattaatcaaaatttaaCAAAAATACACTTGCAGAATCACTCTAGCTAAGGCATGAATCATACGTTCGCCAACTCCTCCGATGAGTTGTCTCATGTTCGATCATATcttaatatcttaaaaaaaatatattttttactgtaCGTAATGATAGTTTTCATATGCATATCTATATGTTGGCATTTTTATAACATGATTATATTTGGATCGACTCCTAATGGCAAGATTTTGTAACAGAATTGGCATACAAGTCGAATATTATTTATGGACAATTTGTTGATTATGTAATTAAAACTTGCTCATTAGATAGTCCAAGGCTCAGCAAGGTCAATGATATCCTCTTAATTTTATTCTCAAACACTAATAATCAAGTCTGATTGTTAGCAATTGTGTTTGAGATTTTAGAGCTGCCATGAAAATATGATATAGCTAttgtagtaaaaaatattattttttttaaacccCATTATCATTATGCATTTAATTCTTTGATTAAAAGTTACTTCAACAAAGATGCAGCTACATGATGTTGTATGAATGGATTGCTgtaatctttttcaaaataaacatatcTAGTGCTTGGATGATTGAAGATGATATTGTACTTCACTCCATCAAATATTCAATTCTACCCGATCTAAATAGGATAAGTTGTATTTGATCCGTAGCAAATTCatgaataatgataaaatatctcaaatttgatctaaatatataattttttatttttttaaataaaaataaatttatatataaaaaattataattttaagatcCATCCATCTCGTGTTGCTCCGTCTCTAGTTCCATCTCGAGACTTTTTTAAAACCTTTCCGATAAATGTGGAGCGGGTACCGATAAATGTATATCCCGTTCCGTTTTACGTGTCCCGGTGGCTGGTTCTCCTGCAGCCACTTGCGTAGGTGCCGCTCCGGTGCTACGAGAGGGTTGCCCATCAGCTTAATTTAGCGCGTCTAAATCTCGAGAGGTTCAGTGGACCGTCCAAATCCGGAGGTACATATGCGATAGGTGACAGGCACACATTGTTTGATCTTGAATTGTTTAAATGTGAGGTAAATCCCGCGAGCGACAACTGACTACTGGGCCTGGTCATCTAATAATTAGTCCCTTGAGGGTGGGAACCTGGGTGACCTCCAGTCGAGTCTACAAAGCTTTGGGACTGGGCAGGGGTACGGTAAGCGGCACCACCTCGTCGGATGCATGGAATGAACCCGACGCGCGCGGCGGAGCAAAGCGAGAGAAGAATAAGAGAGGATTCCTTTATCCCGCTGGCACCTTGTCCTCTTTCCCTTTCTGCCTCTCTCTGGAAGCCTTCCCTCAACGTCCGACCATCTCGCCGGCTGGCGGTGCTTTTATAATCGTAAGAGACCACGATTCCTTTCCCGTTCCTTGCTCCAACTTCTCTTGTTTTCttgtataatatgatataatatgatTATTCCGCTTTAATTCCAAGGATCAGATGTCATCGCTGATAGAAATTCTTGTTTCCTTCTAGCTGGATGAgaatttagggttagggttttaacTTCTTTCCTGACTTCTGATCGGTTTTCTTCTTCGATTCTTCCTTTAAACCGGTTTTTGATGCGCCTGATTACGTTTTTTAATATAGGCTTAGCGTTTTCGTGAAAGAAATTGCTGGATATGATCCGACGCTTATTTCCTTCTTATCCCCTTCTCAGGATTGCTATTTCTTCCGGCTTTCGGGAATAATCCGAAGGAGTCACGATGAGCGAGGTGTTCGAAGGCTACGAACGGCAGTACTGTGAGATCTCGGCATCTCTCTCGCGGAAGTGCTCATCGGCTGCTGTTCTTAACGGAGGTAAAGATGCATCGTCTCTCCTGCGATCTAGATTCAATTGAACGATGATTTTATTGAATGATGATCGGTTTTTGCAGAGCAAAAGAAGCAGAAGATTTCCGAGATTAAATCCGGAATAGATGATGCGGAAGCTTTGGTAATGTCTTTTGATTGCTTCGATTTATAGATAATAGATGCAGGTTATCTTAAGGTTTCGAACGAATCTTTGTAGATTAGGAAGATGGATCTGGAGGCGAGAAGTTTGCCGCCAAGCGTGAAGGCTGGATTGCTTGCAAAGTTGAGGGAGTACAAATCTGATCTGAATAACTTGAAGAGTGAGCTCAAGAGGATCTCAACTGCTAATCCTAACCAGGCTGCAAGAGAGGAGCTGTTGGAGTCTGGGATGGCGGATACACTTGCGGTATGCTATGGCCTTTCATTTATTCTCGTTCTTGATCTTGTTATTAGTGTGAACTGCCATGCCTCATTGTTTTTTGATTTCAGCTGGAGGACAATGTAGTTTTATTTCTTGGATATGTTCTGGATGTTTTTTTTCCTGTGGTTCTGATTTTCACCCATCATATGCCGATTTATTGCCCTAAGTACTCTTTTGTATTTCGGTCACCTAGCTGAATATGATACCTCCATGTCATGATTCAATAATACTCGGGGAGGCAACAATATGTTCTGCAAGATAACTTGTTCTATCTCCATTTTCTTATATTCTGTGAAAAAAACAGAAGTGCTTTCTTAGATGTGTGTGTAAAATTTGACAGTTGGTTTCTAAACATTTTTATAAAACTCACTTTATATATTTTCTGGTCTCCCTGGTCATGGACCACTTCTTTTTAAGTTCTAATATTTTCTTTATATGTCTATACAATATGGTTGAACCTAGTAAACCCATGTTTTGGCGTTAACTGAACTACATCAGCTACACTAATGGTTGCATCGttgatttttttggcatattaCTTTAGAGCATCTCTTTTGAGGCTATGCACTCACAAATCTCATTACAAATGGTCACATCACTAACCTCTATCTCCATGTCTGTGTCCTATTCATTGTATGCTCATATATGGCTGGCAATCTTCCATAACTGTGATAAAAGCATGGTATGTTGTGTTACAAAGCTTGCTTGATTCCACTTTGTCGTCTACCAAATATATGCATAAGTCATGGTtaatgttcttcttcttcttctttttttggcaTACATGTGCATGATGGATGGGTCAGTAAACATTTATCATCATTGAATTCATTATGAGTGGTTATTGATTAGGAGATCTTTCATTTTGAGTGTCCCTAAAGCAGTTCTGTAAAGTAACATGAAGTGTAATAATATGACAGTTGGCTTTCACACATCAAAACACTGAAAATGTCACACAAGTCCATAACTTGCATGTGATAATGTTCATCTTAGGCTATGCTAAGGAGAGCCTTGAGTTAGATATTGTGTTCTTGATTACTTGGGATATTGTTGATTGTCATAATGTATAGATTCTTACATCTCTATACTTTCCATTCATCAGTAAGTCTTTATCAATAAAAGAGGAGATTGCTCAGGACTTTGTTATCAAGCAACTCTGGCTGGATATATTTGTCGATATCTTCTTTATATGTAGAATTGTTCTGGATAATTTCTGATGTTAGTTATAGTTCGAGTGTGGCATATAATCCGGGTACATGATTGGGGCACATAAGATGGCAAAACTTTAGCTGCTTAGGGTGTCTTTTTATATAAGGTATTATAGGATTTGAAATTTtccattttagaaaaaaatttcatatagGGTAATTGGGATTCTAAATTTTTCATTTTAGTGGAGCTTTTGAAGATTAGTTATTTGATGATTAAGAGGCTTGGTTTTCTTGTCAAACAGATCATACAAAATATAGAAGTGTCTACTAGGGCATGCTCAGAAATCATTGTTTGTGATCTGGTATAGAAGAGAAGGGATTTCTTTAAGCTAGATTtgacccttctcttcttcttcttcttcttcttcttcttcttcttctctctctctctctctctctcccttcctcctTTCCCAATCTTTTTGAtgtatcttctcttttcttcaaCGCATACCAATTAATATCTTTGCTTATAGTCTCTAccaataatttctccttgtgtCTCTATCTCTGCTTTTCTAGACCTCACTTTGCCCCTGTTTTCTCTTCTTGATCTTTTTGTGCAATAATATGATGGTCAACTTTCGCACACATAAAATGCTGAACGTGTCTCATGAGTCCAGGTCTTGAACGCGACCATGTTCATGTTAGTCAGATTATGCCAAGAGAGGGTCTTGGTTATCCAGCAACTCTGGCCAGGTATGTTTATCGATTTCCTTTTATATGTAGAAGTGGATATGGACAGGTTTTGATGTCAATTATCAATTGAGCATAGCATATAATCTGGGCACAAGATGAGAGCACAAATGCTATGGTATCTGTTAAAATATTTAGTCATGCTCTGTATCACTCACACATCAGCAAACTCTCATAGACTTCTTTTACTCTGTTAAGTTTGCAATTTTCattgtttaatttcaaaattttgtgaATTGATATTTTTGTCATGTTGTAATTAATCTTCAAGTTCTTGTTTCTTAATGATATTTTAGAGTTATCAAATTGGAAGTTCATTAAAGTTTGGTGGAATGTGGCATGTTATATCTAAATATTGGATTACACAGGTGTCTGCTGATCAAAGAGGAAGGTTGTTGATGTCAACAGAGAGACTGAATCAATCTTCTGAAAGGATCAAGGAGAGTAGAAGAACTATGTTGGAGACAGAAGAGCTTGGTGTTTCAATTCTTCAAGACCTCCATCAACAACGCCAGTCTCTCTTGCATGCTCATAATACAGTATGTTTTGAGTGAccatcatcctttattatatacTATTAGCTGCcttttattttcattaaaattAACAATCCATTAACTATGTTTCTGTTCATTACCTTTTCGAGTTCCCTATGTTTTATTGAGTGCCTTGGTTTAGGATCATGCAATCAGATTACTTTGCCTATGAAAACAAAAAAGACAGAAGATGAGTCCAGCTAATGTTTTTTGGGTTGTTGTTGGACTCACATTGTGGGTTGAATGGGGATTGGGGCATAAGCATGCTGAAGCTTGATGTGGTTAATCTTAAAGATCGTGTTTTGAAAACCATTGGTGGCAGAGTAGGATCGAGTTCCCTTTTCATACCATCACACATAGCTGTCGTAATGCTTAGGGCAACAATTCAggtaaaaaaaaatgattagaaATGAAATGGGCTTTGATAATAGAAGCGAGGGAAACATAATGAGCTCATATCCAGAAAGAGAGGTGTTTTTAACATGCTAGTCCTAACAAAATGTAGGACAGGTTTGTGATATTGCACTTGGATTAAGATACAGCTCTGATGATGACTCTGAACTAAAGACGTGGTTGAGCATctatattagatattttactgTTATTGAATTCTCCAAAATAGCCAGAGAACTAACTTAAATTTTCTGcagctttttttttaaattctggaAAGTGTTCAGTGAGGAGTCATAAATCTCTTAAGGGCTGTTTGGTTGCATatgagtttttttcttttttaaaatgacAGACAATTGTAGGAGATGGTTCTGTTAAATTTGTTGTATGAAAAAGAGGGGGATATCCGTTTTTCATAGCTGTTTTTCATAGAATTCATCTTTTAGGTTTTAGATCCTGTCAGATTTGGCGAGACCTTCATGAAGAATAGCCTAACTGATGTTTTTGTAGAGCTTGTTTGTTTCAGTTTCTGTATAAACCCATTTCAGTCAAACTTGTCATCAAACAGCCCCTTaagaatttctctaatatttcT
Protein-coding regions in this window:
- the LOC105036768 gene encoding vesicle transport v-SNARE 13, which gives rise to MSEVFEGYERQYCEISASLSRKCSSAAVLNGEQKKQKISEIKSGIDDAEALIRKMDLEARSLPPSVKAGLLAKLREYKSDLNNLKSELKRISTANPNQAAREELLESGMADTLAVSADQRGRLLMSTERLNQSSERIKESRRTMLETEELGVSILQDLHQQRQSLLHAHNTLHGVDDNIGKSRKILTAMSKRMDRNKWIIGGIIAVLVLAILLILYFKLFH